A window of Tissierellales bacterium contains these coding sequences:
- a CDS encoding M28 family peptidase: MKKINWPIIIGLIIISIMILVMIYEESIIRVDPLSIDENVSYNLGDEKMSIKHPLPPNKLDKFGTDPIGRNVHSLIITGTKVTIGIAVLASLFRLLIAVPIAFYSGFGGKVSKKSIKFFTTFFNIIPGIIMAYVVLSQEVFKEISLKAGIFLTSIVLAIIGWGELARVLSNEIEENTKKEKEKTNISRKHIFKKIFPKVFANFFTGTGKILTSLCILGIIGITVGIDKFNNIGFNSGVGNISNYYPEWTGMLNIAREAMVDGDYWLALFPLLGFTLGGIGFNLIGEGILYEVEKDYTIFYKGMKSIGHYISPKTYINEWKNVRYNMKNIIIKSFIIFVVVVLIVFPRPKSIETIHKVNSDNIVNHVEELAKNEYNGRAMGTKGIEEARNYIEKELDAMDLEPVFGEKGEEENLSFAKEYSFHTEHDKVIEGKNIAGYIRGSKQRYPLVIVTNYDYINSMENGEYKGLYESGTSIGATLELARVLKEESLEKMPKRTIIFLFTDGSKYDGVGAYESIGEKYVDISSFYMYFNYLGVGDSDKLYLNTSTVSSGNAIFYKYVKDAKNIIRDNGFNLEYEYFGDMLEVPDTFFKNRVSGLTFSGIGKNEYLNNYCGEKQNDINNINFRKLTKQTETLMEIAISYAWEGRYIWGN, translated from the coding sequence ATGAAAAAAATAAATTGGCCAATAATTATAGGCTTAATAATTATATCAATAATGATTTTAGTAATGATTTATGAAGAAAGTATTATTAGGGTAGATCCTTTATCTATAGATGAAAATGTTAGTTATAATTTAGGCGATGAAAAAATGTCAATAAAACATCCTCTTCCACCAAATAAATTAGACAAGTTTGGCACCGACCCTATAGGGAGAAATGTACATAGTTTAATAATCACTGGTACAAAAGTAACTATTGGAATTGCGGTTTTGGCATCATTATTTAGGTTATTAATTGCAGTGCCTATAGCCTTTTACAGTGGGTTTGGGGGTAAAGTAAGTAAAAAGAGTATAAAGTTTTTTACTACCTTTTTTAATATAATACCAGGGATTATTATGGCATACGTGGTGCTTAGTCAGGAAGTTTTTAAAGAAATAAGCCTGAAGGCAGGTATATTTTTAACTTCTATAGTCTTGGCAATAATCGGATGGGGGGAATTAGCAAGGGTTCTAAGTAATGAAATAGAAGAAAATACTAAGAAAGAGAAGGAAAAAACAAATATATCTAGAAAGCATATATTTAAGAAGATTTTTCCTAAGGTGTTTGCAAATTTCTTTACAGGGACAGGGAAAATTCTTACTAGCCTTTGTATATTGGGAATTATAGGGATTACCGTAGGTATAGATAAGTTTAATAATATCGGATTTAATAGTGGTGTAGGTAATATTTCTAATTATTATCCCGAGTGGACTGGTATGCTTAATATTGCAAGAGAAGCTATGGTGGATGGAGATTACTGGTTGGCCCTATTTCCCCTACTAGGATTTACCTTAGGTGGAATTGGATTTAATTTAATTGGTGAAGGAATATTGTATGAAGTAGAAAAAGATTATACTATCTTTTATAAAGGAATGAAAAGTATAGGTCATTATATATCTCCTAAAACTTATATTAACGAATGGAAAAATGTTAGGTATAATATGAAGAATATTATTATCAAATCCTTCATAATTTTTGTTGTAGTTGTACTTATAGTATTTCCACGACCCAAGTCCATTGAAACCATTCATAAGGTAAATAGTGATAATATAGTAAATCATGTAGAAGAATTGGCAAAGAACGAATATAATGGAAGAGCCATGGGGACAAAAGGAATAGAAGAAGCCAGAAATTATATAGAGAAAGAATTAGATGCCATGGACTTAGAGCCTGTTTTTGGGGAAAAAGGAGAGGAAGAGAATCTTTCTTTTGCTAAAGAATATAGTTTTCACACGGAACATGATAAAGTTATAGAAGGCAAAAATATTGCTGGCTATATAAGGGGAAGTAAACAACGATATCCTTTAGTTATTGTAACTAATTATGATTATATAAATAGCATGGAAAATGGTGAATACAAAGGATTATACGAAAGTGGAACTAGTATAGGAGCAACTTTAGAATTAGCAAGGGTATTAAAAGAAGAAAGTCTAGAGAAAATGCCTAAAAGAACAATAATATTTCTATTTACTGATGGAAGTAAATATGATGGTGTGGGAGCCTATGAATCTATAGGAGAAAAATATGTTGATATTAGTAGTTTTTATATGTATTTCAATTATTTAGGAGTAGGGGATAGTGATAAATTATATTTAAATACTTCTACAGTTTCTAGTGGTAATGCTATATTTTATAAGTATGTAAAGGATGCTAAAAATATAATAAGAGACAATGGATTTAACCTGGAATATGAATATTTTGGAGATATGTTAGAAGTTCCAGATACTTTCTTTAAAAATCGTGTTTCTGGTTTGACTTTTTCAGGGATAGGTAAAAATGAATATTTAAATAATTATTGTGGTGAAAAGCAAAATGATATTAATAATATAAACTTTAGGAAATTAACAAAACAGACTGAAACTTTAATGGAAATAGCTATCAGTTATGCTTGGGAAGGTAGATATATTTGGGGGAATTAG
- a CDS encoding ABC transporter permease — protein MNKNISKIIISILLIFVGLTFLIVFMKLPHYAISHDFKEGKVEYNITWGEIGKIICNTYKDLLKGSLGTNSKGNSVWQDIRPYFGNTVILTFFTTIISIILGFFIGIYEGKKVELRDSTGRVLWKTIFKSLPEPLIIFIIYLIILKAFNFKIIAPGKTTYMSFKDYIVPILSLLIFPTIHIARITMESIINTYDSQYLISAKMKGASNFRILSNHLIKNIIIDVMEEFSSFIVIIFSNLVIVEYIFYYPGLTHKLIESYVNSDMNTVFGIAVIIGLISITYNTVFKVIKNTIDPIKSKSLQLK, from the coding sequence TTGAATAAAAATATATCTAAAATAATTATCTCCATATTACTAATATTTGTGGGATTAACTTTTCTAATAGTATTTATGAAATTACCTCATTATGCTATTAGCCATGATTTTAAAGAGGGGAAGGTAGAATATAATATTACCTGGGGAGAGATAGGAAAAATTATATGTAATACCTATAAGGATTTATTGAAGGGTTCTTTAGGTACGAATTCAAAAGGCAATTCTGTATGGCAAGATATTAGGCCTTATTTTGGGAATACTGTAATATTAACTTTTTTTACTACTATTATTTCTATTATATTAGGTTTCTTTATAGGTATATATGAAGGTAAAAAAGTCGAACTTAGAGATAGTACAGGGAGAGTTTTATGGAAAACTATTTTTAAATCCTTACCAGAACCCCTTATAATATTTATAATTTACTTAATAATTTTAAAAGCTTTTAATTTTAAGATTATTGCCCCTGGGAAAACTACATACATGTCCTTTAAAGATTATATTGTTCCTATACTATCCCTTCTTATATTTCCAACTATACACATTGCTAGGATAACCATGGAGAGCATAATAAATACTTATGATAGTCAGTATTTAATATCTGCAAAGATGAAGGGGGCTTCAAACTTTAGGATTTTAAGCAATCACCTGATAAAGAACATAATTATAGATGTAATGGAGGAGTTTTCCTCTTTCATAGTTATAATATTTTCAAATTTAGTGATTGTTGAATATATTTTCTATTATCCTGGATTAACCCATAAATTAATTGAAAGCTATGTTAATAGTGATATGAATACTGTATTTGGAATAGCAGTTATAATAGGGCTAATCTCTATAACTTACAATACTGTATTTAAGGTTATAAAAAATACTATAGATCCAATAAAAAGTAAATCACTGCAATTGAAATGA
- a CDS encoding NAD(P)/FAD-dependent oxidoreductase — protein sequence MYDVTIIGAGITGTFIARELSRYNLDILLLDKENDVSNGTTKANTALIHAGYDNKPGTKMAYFNVKGNPMFDKVCEELDVPFERIGSLVLGFNDEDMETIEELYERGIKNGVPHMEILNKDQIKDIEPNINPQVIGGLYAKTAGIIGPWELAIALAENAEENGTELLLNTEVLDIKKEDAYYKLITNQGDFHSKYVINCAGLYANKINNLVSKHKITITPKRGQYYLLDKDAKDIVNSILFQCPTKLGKGVVVAPTVHENVIIGPDNEVLENKDSTNTTGERLEYVRQTASKSLEEIPFNKSITNFAGIRADAKDFIIGQAEDAKGFINVAGIKSPGLSSAPAIAEYVVEIIKDISGGLTEKENFNPRRRKVIRFVELDDDEKAALIEKDPRYGRIICRCENITEGEIVDAIHRKAGARTVDGVKRRARPGSGRCQGGFCMPRVMEILARELDNDILDVVKDGKDSKILTGVTKGGK from the coding sequence ATGTATGATGTAACAATTATAGGCGCTGGAATAACTGGCACCTTCATTGCAAGAGAGTTATCAAGATATAATTTAGACATTCTATTATTAGATAAGGAAAACGATGTCTCCAATGGTACCACAAAAGCTAATACAGCCCTTATTCATGCTGGATATGATAATAAACCTGGCACAAAAATGGCTTATTTCAATGTAAAAGGAAACCCTATGTTTGATAAAGTATGTGAGGAATTAGATGTACCTTTTGAAAGAATCGGTTCTTTAGTCCTAGGATTTAATGATGAGGATATGGAAACTATAGAGGAGCTATATGAAAGAGGAATAAAAAATGGCGTTCCCCATATGGAAATTCTAAACAAAGACCAAATTAAGGACATAGAACCAAATATTAATCCTCAAGTAATAGGTGGACTTTACGCAAAAACTGCCGGAATTATTGGTCCTTGGGAATTGGCTATAGCCTTGGCTGAAAATGCTGAAGAAAATGGTACAGAACTACTTTTAAACACTGAGGTTCTAGACATTAAAAAAGAGGATGCTTATTATAAGCTCATAACAAACCAAGGAGATTTCCATTCTAAATATGTTATAAACTGTGCTGGATTATACGCTAACAAGATAAATAATTTAGTCTCAAAGCATAAGATCACTATAACTCCAAAACGTGGTCAATATTATTTACTTGACAAGGATGCAAAAGATATTGTTAATAGTATTCTATTTCAATGCCCTACCAAATTAGGAAAGGGAGTAGTTGTAGCTCCTACTGTACATGAAAATGTAATAATAGGTCCAGATAATGAAGTTTTGGAGAATAAGGATAGTACAAATACTACTGGTGAAAGATTAGAGTATGTAAGACAAACTGCATCTAAAAGCTTAGAAGAAATACCTTTTAATAAATCTATAACTAACTTTGCAGGTATTAGGGCAGATGCTAAAGACTTTATAATAGGCCAAGCTGAAGATGCAAAAGGATTTATAAATGTAGCAGGAATAAAATCACCTGGCCTTTCTTCCGCACCTGCCATTGCAGAATATGTAGTTGAAATAATTAAAGATATTTCCGGGGGCTTAACAGAAAAAGAAAACTTTAATCCTAGAAGAAGAAAAGTTATCAGATTTGTAGAATTAGATGACGACGAAAAAGCAGCTCTTATTGAAAAAGACCCAAGATATGGTCGAATCATATGTCGTTGTGAAAATATTACGGAAGGTGAAATTGTTGATGCTATCCATAGAAAAGCAGGAGCTCGGACTGTAGATGGGGTTAAAAGGAGAGCAAGGCCTGGTTCTGGAAGATGTCAAGGAGGCTTTTGTATGCCTCGGGTTATGGAAATACTAGCTAGAGAATTAGATAATGATATATTGGATGTAGTAAAAGATGGGAAAGATTCGAAAATACTAACTGGCGTAACTAAAGGAGGGAAATAA
- a CDS encoding FAD-dependent oxidoreductase: MDYELVVIGGGPAGLAAAISAYENGIKNILVIERDRELGGILNQCIHNGFGLHIFKEELTGPEYAEKFIDELRKVGIEYKLDTMVLNIDDEKIVTAINPTDGFFKLSSKAIILAMGCRERPRGAIAIPGSRPSGVFTAGTAQRFINMEGYMVGKKIVILGSGDIGLIMARRFMLEGAEVEAVVEIMPYPNGLTRNIVQCLEDFDIPLLLNHTIVDIQGKDRVEGVKIAKVDENMRPIHGTEKHIDCDTLVLSVGLIPENELSKNATVEIDPITNGPVVDESLETSIEGVFACGNVLHVHDLVDNVTKESRKAGKYAAKYIKNQNEENSNIIKTTPGKGIRYIVPHKIKDKNIGKTFQLSMRVDDIYENVNLVIKGDGKVLKQYKKNNLVPSEMEVINLPSTLLNNNMSNITMSIEK, encoded by the coding sequence ATGGATTATGAATTAGTAGTTATTGGAGGGGGTCCAGCTGGGTTAGCTGCAGCCATTAGTGCTTATGAAAATGGTATAAAAAATATATTAGTTATTGAAAGAGATAGAGAATTAGGAGGTATTCTTAACCAATGTATCCATAATGGTTTTGGTCTTCATATATTTAAAGAAGAACTTACTGGTCCAGAATATGCAGAAAAATTTATTGATGAACTAAGAAAAGTTGGAATTGAATACAAGCTAGATACTATGGTTTTAAATATAGATGATGAAAAAATAGTTACTGCCATTAACCCTACTGATGGGTTTTTTAAACTAAGTTCTAAAGCTATAATACTTGCTATGGGATGTAGAGAAAGACCTAGAGGTGCCATTGCTATTCCCGGTTCTAGACCAAGTGGAGTATTTACTGCAGGAACAGCCCAACGATTTATAAATATGGAAGGGTACATGGTTGGGAAAAAAATAGTTATACTAGGCTCTGGAGACATTGGCTTAATAATGGCAAGAAGATTCATGCTTGAGGGAGCAGAAGTTGAAGCAGTAGTGGAAATTATGCCTTATCCTAATGGCCTCACAAGAAATATTGTACAATGTTTGGAAGATTTTGATATACCTTTATTATTAAATCATACAATTGTAGATATTCAAGGTAAGGACAGAGTAGAAGGTGTAAAAATAGCCAAAGTAGATGAAAATATGAGACCTATACATGGTACAGAAAAACATATAGACTGTGATACTTTAGTTTTATCAGTAGGATTAATCCCTGAAAATGAACTTTCTAAAAATGCAACAGTAGAAATTGATCCTATAACTAATGGCCCTGTAGTAGATGAATCTCTAGAAACTAGTATTGAAGGAGTCTTTGCCTGCGGTAATGTCCTTCATGTCCATGATTTGGTAGATAATGTTACAAAAGAAAGTAGAAAGGCTGGAAAATATGCTGCAAAATATATAAAAAATCAAAATGAAGAAAATAGTAATATTATAAAAACCACGCCTGGAAAAGGCATTAGATATATAGTGCCCCATAAAATAAAGGATAAAAACATCGGTAAAACCTTCCAATTATCCATGAGAGTTGATGATATTTATGAAAATGTCAATTTAGTTATAAAGGGAGATGGAAAGGTATTAAAACAATATAAAAAGAACAATTTAGTGCCTAGTGAAATGGAAGTAATCAATCTTCCATCTACTTTATTAAATAATAATATGTCAAATATCACTATGTCCATAGAAAAATAA
- a CDS encoding DUF1667 domain-containing protein yields MKTIKKTCIRCPIGCRLTITKDDTLPSGYLVEGNTCNRGEEYAIKEMTNPSRTVTSTVKIKNSTIPRLPIKTKGEIPKDKIFECMDIINSIEVSAPIKKGDIILKNVLDTNIDIIATRSA; encoded by the coding sequence ATGAAAACAATTAAAAAAACATGTATCCGTTGTCCAATCGGATGTAGACTTACAATTACAAAGGATGATACTCTTCCCTCTGGCTATTTAGTTGAAGGTAATACATGTAATAGGGGAGAAGAATATGCAATAAAGGAAATGACTAATCCATCTAGAACAGTAACATCAACAGTGAAAATAAAAAATTCAACAATACCAAGATTACCTATCAAAACTAAAGGTGAAATACCAAAGGATAAAATCTTTGAATGTATGGATATTATAAATTCTATAGAAGTTTCTGCCCCTATTAAAAAAGGAGATATTATTCTTAAGAACGTTCTAGATACTAATATTGATATAATTGCTACAAGAAGTGCATAA
- a CDS encoding GIY-YIG nuclease family protein produces the protein MCYVYILKCSDDTLYTGWTNDLEKRIETHSKGKGAKYTRGRLPVKLVYYEKYEDKISAQKREYEIKKFTRKEKLELINK, from the coding sequence ATGTGCTATGTATATATACTGAAATGTTCTGATGATACTTTATATACTGGATGGACCAATGATTTAGAAAAAAGAATTGAAACTCATTCAAAAGGAAAAGGTGCCAAGTATACAAGAGGAAGATTACCTGTAAAGCTTGTATATTATGAAAAATATGAGGATAAAATATCTGCCCAAAAACGAGAATATGAAATAAAAAAATTTACAAGGAAAGAAAAACTAGAATTAATTAATAAATAA
- a CDS encoding HAD-IB family hydrolase: MENIGAFFDIDGTLYRNSLMIQHFKKMIKYEVIDPIIWHNHVKHSYSEWEKRYGNFEDYLEELAEYYLRELKGINKNHIDFIASQVIRINGDKVYKYTRERIYWHKKNGHKVFFISGGPDFLVEKMAEKYNVTEYRGSKYIVDEDNNFTGEVIKMWDSENKQKTIDEFVQKHNVDLKKSYSYGDTVGDLSMFKMVENPIAINPNRNLLNMIRKDEELKGKINIIVERKDLIYKLSPDIETIDL; this comes from the coding sequence ATGGAAAATATAGGTGCCTTTTTTGATATTGATGGAACTCTTTATAGGAATTCTCTTATGATACAACATTTTAAGAAAATGATTAAATATGAAGTGATAGATCCAATAATTTGGCATAATCATGTGAAACACAGTTATTCTGAATGGGAAAAAAGGTATGGAAATTTTGAAGATTATTTAGAAGAATTAGCAGAGTATTATCTTAGAGAGCTTAAAGGAATAAATAAAAACCATATAGATTTTATTGCTAGTCAAGTAATAAGAATAAATGGAGACAAAGTATATAAATATACTAGAGAAAGAATTTATTGGCATAAAAAAAATGGACACAAGGTATTTTTTATATCAGGAGGACCAGATTTTTTAGTTGAAAAAATGGCTGAAAAATATAATGTAACAGAATATAGAGGTAGTAAATATATAGTAGATGAGGACAATAACTTCACTGGTGAGGTTATTAAAATGTGGGATTCTGAAAATAAGCAAAAAACTATTGATGAGTTTGTACAAAAACATAATGTAGATTTAAAGAAAAGCTATTCCTATGGTGATACAGTTGGAGATTTATCTATGTTTAAAATGGTTGAAAATCCGATAGCTATAAATCCTAATAGAAACTTACTAAATATGATAAGAAAAGATGAGGAACTAAAAGGAAAGATTAATATAATAGTAGAGAGAAAAGATTTAATCTATAAATTAAGTCCAGATATAGAGACAATAGATTTATAG
- a CDS encoding cold-shock protein → MANGTVKWFNGEKGFGFITAEDGNDVFVHFSQINKEGFKTLEEGQNVTFEIVDGEKGPQASNVTIV, encoded by the coding sequence ATGGCTAACGGTACAGTTAAATGGTTCAACGGTGAGAAAGGTTTTGGATTTATTACAGCAGAAGATGGAAATGATGTATTTGTTCACTTTTCTCAAATTAACAAAGAAGGGTTCAAGACTTTAGAAGAAGGTCAAAATGTAACATTTGAAATCGTAGATGGAGAAAAAGGACCACAAGCGTCGAACGTAACTATTGTTTAA